From the genome of Campylobacter concisus, one region includes:
- the fliP gene encoding flagellar type III secretion system pore protein FliP (The bacterial flagellar biogenesis protein FliP forms a type III secretion system (T3SS)-type pore required for flagellar assembly.): protein MLALAVLLCTVFGADPALPTINLSLNSPTNAEQLVNSLNVLLILTALALAPSLIFMMTSFLRLVIVFSFLRQAMGTQQVPPSTVLISLAMVLTFFIMEPVGQKSYNDGIKPYIAEQIGYEEMLDKSLKPFKEFMVKNTREKDLALFFRIRNLQNPANIEEIPLSIAMSAFMISELKTSFEIAFLLYLPFLVIDMVVSSVLMAMGMMMLPPVMISLPFKLLIFVLVDGWNLLIGNLVKSFH from the coding sequence CTGCTTGCTTTAGCGGTTTTACTTTGCACGGTTTTTGGGGCTGATCCTGCGTTACCAACTATAAATTTAAGTCTAAATTCTCCAACAAATGCCGAGCAACTTGTAAATTCTCTAAACGTTTTACTAATTCTCACTGCACTTGCACTTGCTCCTTCGCTCATTTTTATGATGACAAGTTTTTTAAGGCTTGTTATCGTATTTTCATTTTTACGCCAAGCGATGGGTACGCAACAAGTGCCTCCTTCAACAGTGCTCATTTCGCTTGCGATGGTTCTTACATTTTTTATTATGGAGCCAGTTGGGCAAAAGAGCTATAACGATGGTATAAAGCCTTATATAGCTGAGCAGATAGGCTATGAAGAGATGCTTGATAAGAGCTTAAAGCCATTTAAAGAATTTATGGTAAAAAACACAAGAGAAAAAGACCTTGCACTTTTTTTTAGGATTAGAAATTTACAAAATCCAGCAAATATTGAAGAGATACCGCTAAGTATCGCAATGTCAGCTTTCATGATAAGTGAGCTAAAGACATCTTTTGAGATAGCTTTTTTGCTCTATTTACCATTTCTTGTCATCGACATGGTCGTAAGCTCAGTGCTGATGGCTATGGGTATGATGATGCTTCCTCCTGTAATGATCTCACTGCCATTTAAACTTCTCATATTCGTGCTTGTTGATGGCTGGAATTTGCTAATAGGAAATCTTGTAAAAAGCTTTCACTAA
- a CDS encoding OmpA/MotB family protein, with translation MGKLIKPEECPKCMPEWLAAFGDLMSLLLCFFVLLLSMATMDAKKMEAAVGSLAGALSVLEGGARPENQIEKETDPENTRAKKISKQKGSQSELNMNVKKINELLAASGAPEITMEESEDGFIVRLPAAMLFDKDSAEISGEDAKLFLKRIGMIVAKMPNDVKADIIGHTDNIEPSKDSAYKNNWQLSTARALSVVEELINDGVPQNRIIASGKASFDPIASNSTEDGRAKNNRVEIHFISLEPKNKEATKKSILDMRN, from the coding sequence ATGGGTAAGTTAATAAAACCAGAAGAGTGTCCAAAATGTATGCCTGAGTGGCTAGCTGCTTTTGGCGACCTTATGTCGCTTTTGCTTTGTTTTTTCGTTTTATTACTTTCTATGGCGACAATGGATGCTAAAAAGATGGAGGCCGCTGTTGGCTCACTAGCTGGTGCTTTGAGCGTGCTTGAAGGTGGTGCTAGACCTGAAAATCAGATAGAAAAAGAGACAGATCCAGAAAATACTCGCGCAAAAAAGATAAGCAAGCAAAAGGGCTCACAAAGTGAGCTAAATATGAATGTTAAAAAGATAAATGAGCTGCTAGCTGCTAGCGGGGCACCTGAGATCACTATGGAAGAGAGCGAAGATGGCTTTATCGTAAGGCTTCCAGCGGCTATGCTTTTTGATAAGGATAGTGCTGAAATTTCTGGCGAAGATGCGAAGCTATTTTTAAAACGAATAGGCATGATTGTGGCAAAAATGCCTAATGATGTAAAAGCCGATATCATCGGCCATACAGATAATATAGAACCAAGCAAAGACTCAGCTTATAAAAATAACTGGCAGCTCTCAACTGCAAGGGCTTTAAGCGTAGTTGAAGAGTTAATTAACGATGGCGTGCCACAAAATAGAATAATAGCTTCTGGCAAAGCTTCGTTTGATCCGATCGCTAGCAACAGCACAGAAGATGGCAGAGCTAAGAATAATAGAGTAGAAATTCACTTCATATCGCTTGAGCCAAAAAATAAAGAGGCTACTAAGAAAAGTATCCTTGATATGAGGAATTAG
- a CDS encoding motility protein A, which translates to MDLGTVVGWVLTLVLLFGSMAIGVGIGPYIDIPSVMIVFGGTIGVMMVGFKMETLKGIGKFYGIAVKPSVVVNLPETIKKIVDYSTKARRDGILSLESEVNNETNQFLKRGLSMAVDGNEPDAIRALLEIDIDQTSTRHSNNIKIFEQVGGFAGAMGMIGTLIGLVAMLLNMSDPSAIGPSMAVALLTTLYGAMIGNIIGAPVANILSIRDADEALEKQVVLEGIMSIQAGDNPRTLEAKLLAFLPPKDRKSQFE; encoded by the coding sequence ATGGATTTAGGAACCGTCGTCGGCTGGGTTTTGACCCTGGTGCTTTTGTTTGGATCAATGGCGATAGGCGTTGGTATAGGACCATACATCGATATTCCTTCTGTGATGATCGTTTTTGGTGGTACTATCGGCGTTATGATGGTTGGCTTCAAGATGGAGACGCTTAAAGGAATCGGTAAATTTTATGGCATTGCTGTTAAACCATCAGTCGTAGTAAATTTACCTGAGACTATAAAAAAAATAGTCGATTATTCAACTAAAGCTAGACGTGATGGTATCTTATCGCTCGAAAGCGAAGTAAATAATGAGACAAATCAGTTTTTAAAAAGAGGCCTCTCAATGGCGGTCGATGGCAATGAGCCAGATGCGATCAGAGCACTTTTGGAGATCGATATCGATCAAACTAGTACAAGACATTCAAATAATATTAAAATTTTTGAGCAAGTCGGCGGTTTTGCTGGTGCGATGGGTATGATCGGTACGCTCATTGGTCTTGTTGCGATGCTTCTTAACATGTCAGATCCTAGTGCGATTGGCCCATCAATGGCGGTTGCCTTGCTTACGACGCTTTATGGTGCGATGATAGGTAACATCATAGGTGCGCCTGTGGCAAATATCCTCTCTATTCGCGATGCTGATGAAGCACTTGAAAAACAAGTCGTACTTGAGGGAATCATGTCGATACAAGCAGGTGATAATCCAAGAACGCTTGAAGCTAAACTCTTAGCATTTTTACCACCAAAAGATAGAAAAAGTCAGTTTGAATAA
- the glmU gene encoding bifunctional UDP-N-acetylglucosamine diphosphorylase/glucosamine-1-phosphate N-acetyltransferase GlmU, whose protein sequence is MNNTSIIILAAGLGTRMKSKRPKVLFELCGEPMIIHILKQAYAITNDVSVVLHYEKELISKKIKEIFPQTKIFEQDLANFPGTAGAIKSVNLSGEKVLVTCGDMPLVKSTDLMRLANAEADVVMSSFEAANPFGYGRVIIKNGKVEGIVEQKDASEAQLAIKSVNAGCYCFKREALEQILPLISNQNAQKEYYLTDAIKIANEKGLKCVAVSVSEQNFMGINDKFQLSIAEKIMQDEIKQDLMKAGVLMRMPESIFIDSRAKFEGECVLEENVSILGECVITESVIKSSSVIESSVIKNSDIGPLAHIRPNSEISNTHIGNFVEVKKGVLSGVKAGHLSYLGDCEIESGTNIGCGTITCNYDGKAKYKTKIGKNVFVGSDTQLVAPVNIADNVIIAAGSTITKDVESGALAISRGRQENKSGFFEKFFGKDDVKK, encoded by the coding sequence ATGAACAATACTTCAATCATAATTTTAGCGGCTGGTCTTGGCACCAGAATGAAATCAAAACGCCCAAAAGTTCTATTTGAGCTATGTGGCGAGCCAATGATCATTCACATATTAAAGCAAGCTTATGCGATCACAAATGACGTTAGCGTCGTGCTTCACTACGAAAAAGAGTTAATTAGCAAAAAGATAAAAGAAATTTTCCCTCAAACTAAAATTTTCGAGCAAGATCTAGCAAATTTTCCAGGCACTGCTGGCGCGATAAAGAGCGTAAATTTAAGCGGCGAAAAGGTGCTTGTAACTTGTGGCGATATGCCTCTTGTAAAATCAACCGATCTAATGCGCCTAGCAAATGCTGAAGCGGACGTGGTTATGAGCTCATTTGAAGCGGCAAATCCTTTTGGCTACGGCAGAGTTATCATAAAAAATGGTAAAGTTGAAGGCATCGTCGAGCAAAAAGATGCGAGCGAAGCGCAACTTGCGATAAAAAGCGTAAATGCTGGCTGCTACTGCTTTAAACGCGAAGCGCTAGAGCAAATTTTACCACTCATAAGCAACCAAAACGCGCAAAAAGAGTACTACCTAACTGACGCCATAAAAATAGCAAATGAAAAGGGTTTAAAGTGCGTTGCAGTGAGTGTTAGCGAGCAAAATTTTATGGGCATAAATGATAAATTTCAGCTTAGCATTGCAGAAAAAATAATGCAAGATGAGATCAAGCAAGATTTGATGAAGGCTGGCGTTTTGATGCGCATGCCTGAGAGCATTTTCATAGACAGCAGAGCTAAATTTGAAGGCGAATGCGTGCTAGAAGAAAACGTAAGCATCCTTGGCGAGTGCGTCATCACAGAGAGCGTCATCAAAAGCTCATCGGTGATCGAAAGCAGCGTCATCAAAAACTCAGACATCGGCCCACTAGCTCACATAAGGCCAAATTCTGAAATTTCTAACACACATATAGGAAATTTTGTCGAGGTTAAAAAAGGCGTTCTTAGTGGCGTAAAAGCTGGACACTTAAGCTATCTTGGCGACTGCGAGATAGAAAGTGGCACAAATATCGGTTGTGGCACAATCACGTGCAACTACGACGGCAAGGCAAAATACAAAACCAAGATCGGCAAAAACGTCTTTGTTGGCTCAGATACCCAGCTAGTTGCCCCTGTCAATATCGCTGATAATGTTATCATCGCAGCTGGCAGCACCATCACAAAAGATGTTGAGAGTGGAGCGCTAGCGATTAGCAGAGGTCGTCAAGAGAACAAAAGCGGCTTTTTTGAGAAATTCTTTGGCAAAGACGATGTTAAAAAATAA
- the coaBC gene encoding bifunctional phosphopantothenoylcysteine decarboxylase/phosphopantothenate--cysteine ligase CoaBC, translating into MLKNKKILLAVCGSIAFYKAFEILSLLKKQGADVYVALSDGALEFCSVSGFEALSEHKILSSQTQNWQDGVNHIAYSKMDLVLIAPASVNTINKLTAGICDNVFMQTLIAASHVPLVVAPAANNNMIEHFATQNSLEILKKNGALVVEPVLKTLACGDVGKGGLASPEMIVEAAIKRLSKPLFAGKKVVITGGATTEKIDDVRAITNFSSGKMAMALARAFYYAGAEVKLLASFEVENEPFEILKFGSSSELLELCKSECESANLLVMCAAVSDFVPTKIDGKIKKEDVGEILSLSLKRNVDILQSLKEFKCKKIGFKLEISSESAHKNARAMLEQKGLDAVCLNILGEKNSFASEQNEVNFITKNNKTLLPLASKDEIAGRIVELAANL; encoded by the coding sequence ATGTTAAAAAATAAGAAAATTTTACTAGCCGTTTGCGGTAGTATCGCCTTTTACAAGGCATTTGAAATTTTATCGCTGCTTAAAAAGCAAGGCGCTGATGTTTATGTGGCTTTAAGTGACGGAGCGCTTGAATTTTGCAGTGTAAGCGGCTTTGAGGCGCTAAGTGAGCATAAAATTTTAAGCTCACAAACACAAAACTGGCAAGATGGCGTAAATCACATAGCCTACTCTAAAATGGATCTAGTTCTCATCGCTCCAGCCTCTGTAAATACGATAAACAAACTAACAGCTGGCATCTGTGACAATGTCTTCATGCAAACACTAATCGCCGCCTCACACGTACCTTTAGTCGTTGCCCCTGCTGCAAATAACAATATGATAGAGCACTTCGCGACGCAAAACTCACTTGAAATTTTAAAGAAAAACGGTGCTTTAGTAGTAGAGCCGGTTTTAAAAACTCTAGCTTGTGGCGACGTTGGCAAGGGCGGTCTTGCCAGTCCTGAGATGATAGTAGAAGCTGCCATTAAAAGGCTTAGTAAGCCACTTTTTGCAGGCAAAAAAGTAGTGATCACTGGTGGTGCGACGACAGAAAAGATAGATGATGTTAGAGCCATTACAAATTTCTCAAGTGGCAAGATGGCGATGGCGCTTGCAAGGGCTTTTTACTATGCTGGTGCAGAGGTAAAACTACTTGCTAGCTTTGAAGTGGAAAACGAGCCCTTTGAGATTTTAAAATTTGGCTCAAGTAGCGAGCTTTTAGAGCTTTGCAAGAGCGAGTGTGAGAGCGCGAATTTACTTGTGATGTGTGCTGCAGTAAGCGATTTTGTTCCGACAAAAATTGATGGCAAGATAAAAAAAGAGGACGTTGGCGAAATTTTAAGCTTAAGTCTAAAGAGAAATGTCGATATTTTGCAAAGCTTAAAAGAGTTTAAATGCAAAAAGATCGGCTTTAAGCTTGAAATCTCAAGTGAGAGCGCACACAAAAACGCTAGAGCAATGCTAGAGCAAAAGGGGCTTGACGCAGTTTGCCTAAATATCTTGGGTGAGAAAAACAGCTTTGCAAGCGAGCAAAATGAGGTAAATTTCATCACGAAAAATAATAAAACTTTGCTGCCGCTTGCCTCAAAAGACGAGATTGCAGGGCGCATAGTGGAGCTAGCAGCAAATTTATGA
- the uppS gene encoding polyprenyl diphosphate synthase, translating to MNELNHLAIIMDGNGRWAKKRGFLRTNGHEAGANVVSDMCEFCIDNGVKILSLYAFSTENWKRPQKEVEFLMNLLKKFLILKRADFIKNGIKFNTIGDISPFSDELKNEIEITKNATRENKNLLLNLAINYGSKDEIIRAVRKLNLEGCEINEASLNIALDESEPVDLLIRTGGESRLSNFMLWQASYAELFFTPTLWPDFSKDELTSIVAKFKDIERRFGGV from the coding sequence TTGAATGAATTAAACCACCTTGCTATTATCATGGATGGAAATGGACGCTGGGCTAAAAAACGTGGATTTTTACGGACAAATGGGCACGAAGCCGGAGCAAATGTAGTAAGCGATATGTGCGAATTTTGTATCGATAATGGAGTGAAAATTTTAAGCCTTTACGCGTTTAGTACTGAAAACTGGAAAAGGCCGCAAAAAGAGGTTGAGTTTTTGATGAATTTGCTTAAGAAATTTCTCATTTTAAAGCGTGCTGACTTTATAAAAAATGGGATCAAATTTAACACGATTGGTGACATTTCGCCATTTAGCGATGAGCTAAAAAACGAGATAGAAATCACCAAAAACGCTACAAGAGAGAATAAAAATTTATTATTAAATTTAGCTATAAACTACGGCTCAAAAGACGAGATCATTAGAGCTGTGAGAAAGCTAAATTTAGAAGGCTGCGAGATAAACGAAGCAAGCCTAAATATAGCACTTGATGAGAGTGAGCCGGTGGATCTTCTCATTAGGACTGGTGGCGAGAGCAGGCTTTCAAATTTTATGCTTTGGCAAGCAAGCTACGCGGAGCTATTTTTTACGCCAACACTTTGGCCTGACTTTAGCAAGGATGAGCTTACAAGCATCGTTGCTAAATTTAAAGATATAGAGCGAAGATTTGGCGGAGTTTAG
- a CDS encoding prepilin peptidase — MDNLVIFFTVFAFVLGICVGSFSNVLIYRLPRNESINFPASHCPNCDHKLNFYHNVPIFSWIFLGGKCAFCKQKISLIYPATELVSGVLFLICFFKECSEILSIEALLYALFLGLCLVMLLALSVIDIRYKAVPDPLLFAALFFAFIYALMLFIVKGNFAQILNLFLFALIFWVLRFVVSFAIKKEAMGSADIFIAAIIGAILPVKLALVAIYLAALFTLPVYAIVQKKSYELAFVPFLSLGLLITYAFKEQILEILRFIYE, encoded by the coding sequence ATGGATAATTTAGTCATCTTTTTTACCGTTTTTGCTTTTGTTTTGGGTATTTGCGTGGGCTCATTTTCAAATGTACTGATATATCGCTTGCCACGAAATGAGAGCATAAATTTTCCAGCTTCTCATTGTCCAAACTGCGATCATAAACTAAATTTCTATCACAATGTTCCAATTTTTTCGTGGATATTTTTAGGCGGCAAATGTGCCTTTTGCAAGCAAAAAATAAGCCTCATCTATCCAGCAACCGAGTTAGTTTCTGGGGTACTTTTTTTGATCTGTTTTTTTAAAGAATGTAGCGAAATTTTAAGCATAGAAGCTCTGCTTTACGCGCTATTTTTAGGGCTTTGTCTTGTTATGTTGTTAGCTCTTAGCGTCATAGATATAAGATATAAAGCCGTGCCAGATCCACTTCTTTTTGCAGCGCTATTTTTCGCATTTATCTACGCTCTGATGCTTTTTATAGTTAAAGGAAATTTTGCCCAGATTTTAAATTTATTCCTTTTTGCACTTATCTTTTGGGTGCTTAGATTTGTTGTAAGCTTTGCCATAAAAAAAGAAGCGATGGGTAGCGCAGATATCTTTATAGCAGCGATCATCGGAGCTATCTTGCCAGTCAAACTGGCTCTAGTGGCGATCTATCTTGCAGCACTTTTTACACTTCCAGTCTATGCAATCGTTCAAAAAAAAAGCTACGAGCTGGCTTTTGTGCCATTTTTAAGTCTTGGCTTACTTATTACATACGCTTTTAAAGAGCAAATTTTAGAAATTTTAAGGTTTATTTATGAGTAG
- a CDS encoding LptF/LptG family permease, whose protein sequence is MSRVNRYLLFNFLGTFASLFSTLFLIMSIVFFIQIARITSYIEISFGELFKLYSFMLPRVLLFVVPIAFFVSLAMTLFRLSKENESIVIFTLGGSPNKIAKFFLIFSAFLSTALLVIAIVMIPIAAQLNANFIDYKKTVAKLNLKPTQFGQKFSDWMVYVGSEMQDNNGTTYKDIVMFNPYIKDSQRLITAKNAKITNTNQSIELSLLDGKMYDIKDEIYHQSNFKSMKIRTAQSEEISNIGSIKEYWTEANSSEKRRKDLSTYVLVALFPLASTLFAISFGIVTYRYEKGMVYVGTFGVLFGYFTLIMLFSSKPAFAIPLIFFVFLLAGILLFKAKIMRRY, encoded by the coding sequence ATGAGTAGAGTGAATAGATATCTTTTATTTAATTTCCTAGGGACTTTTGCGTCACTATTTAGTACGCTTTTTTTGATCATGTCGATCGTATTTTTTATCCAGATCGCGCGCATCACTTCTTACATTGAGATCAGCTTTGGTGAGCTTTTTAAACTCTACTCATTTATGCTTCCACGCGTGCTACTTTTTGTCGTGCCTATCGCATTTTTTGTATCACTTGCGATGACTCTTTTTAGATTATCAAAAGAGAATGAAAGCATCGTTATTTTTACGCTTGGTGGCTCACCAAATAAAATTGCTAAATTTTTCTTAATATTTTCAGCATTTTTAAGCACCGCTCTACTTGTAATCGCTATAGTAATGATACCAATAGCCGCACAGCTAAATGCAAATTTTATTGATTATAAAAAGACTGTTGCAAAGCTAAATTTAAAGCCAACTCAGTTTGGACAAAAATTCTCTGACTGGATGGTCTATGTGGGTAGTGAAATGCAAGATAACAACGGCACTACTTATAAAGATATCGTGATGTTTAATCCTTACATTAAAGACTCCCAACGCTTAATCACTGCAAAAAATGCAAAGATCACTAATACAAATCAAAGCATCGAACTCTCTTTATTAGATGGAAAAATGTATGACATAAAAGATGAAATTTATCACCAAAGTAACTTCAAATCTATGAAGATAAGGACTGCCCAAAGTGAAGAGATAAGCAATATAGGCAGTATAAAAGAGTACTGGACGGAGGCAAATAGTAGCGAAAAAAGAAGAAAAGATCTTAGTACGTATGTACTTGTTGCACTATTTCCACTTGCCAGTACACTTTTTGCTATAAGCTTTGGCATCGTTACTTATAGATATGAAAAGGGCATGGTTTATGTTGGGACATTTGGCGTTTTATTTGGGTATTTTACGCTCATAATGCTATTTTCATCAAAGCCAGCTTTTGCGATTCCACTCATATTTTTCGTCTTTTTATTGGCAGGAATTTTACTTTTTAAAGCCAAGATCATGCGAAGATACTAA
- the truA gene encoding tRNA pseudouridine(38-40) synthase TruA, which translates to MKIQLIYSYDGSKFQGSQTQPHENGVEDELSRALAHVGIFEKIVSSSRTDKNVHAINQSSSVICGDHFKNLEHLKELINRHAHPNIHIKRINLVDENFQARFDAVARSYRYIIDHGEFDVFSSNYKVFLPKFDIKKANEILSNFVGEHDFSSYMKTGSDTKSPVREIFKAFCYEYKNQTIIVFKANGFLRAQVRLMVANLLKALSIKNGGELINASLNGCSVLTRIPAPAEGLYLNRVFYKFN; encoded by the coding sequence ATGAAAATCCAACTAATTTATAGCTACGATGGCTCCAAATTTCAAGGCTCGCAAACTCAACCGCATGAAAATGGCGTAGAAGATGAGCTTTCGCGTGCCCTAGCTCACGTCGGAATATTTGAAAAAATAGTCTCTAGCTCACGTACAGACAAAAACGTCCATGCGATCAATCAAAGCTCAAGCGTAATTTGTGGCGATCATTTTAAAAATTTAGAGCATCTAAAAGAGCTAATCAACCGCCATGCTCATCCAAATATTCATATAAAACGTATAAATTTAGTTGATGAAAATTTTCAAGCAAGATTTGACGCCGTAGCAAGGTCTTATAGATACATTATAGATCATGGAGAATTTGATGTTTTTAGCTCAAACTATAAAGTCTTTTTGCCAAAATTTGATATCAAAAAAGCAAATGAAATTTTATCTAATTTTGTTGGTGAGCATGATTTTAGCTCCTATATGAAAACAGGAAGTGATACAAAAAGTCCAGTGCGAGAAATTTTTAAGGCATTTTGCTATGAATACAAGAACCAAACTATCATCGTTTTTAAAGCGAACGGTTTTTTGCGCGCACAAGTACGGCTTATGGTTGCAAATCTACTTAAAGCCTTGAGTATAAAAAATGGTGGTGAGCTCATCAATGCTTCACTTAACGGATGCTCTGTCCTAACTCGTATCCCGGCTCCAGCTGAAGGACTTTATCTAAATAGAGTTTTCTATAAATTTAACTAG
- a CDS encoding ComEA family DNA-binding protein, giving the protein MKKIIFSLLAAASTLLAAINLNTATKEELMSLDGIGSSKADAIIEYRKANKFNSIEDIKNVNGIGDKTFENLKSDISVSGTTKIDDTKSKIKSKKDEIKEKASKKSDEVKEKKDSAKDSAKEVKDKKEKLKDKAEKKSKAKKEKSKE; this is encoded by the coding sequence ATGAAAAAGATTATATTCTCACTATTAGCAGCAGCTTCTACATTACTAGCAGCCATAAATTTAAACACCGCCACAAAAGAAGAGTTAATGAGTTTAGATGGTATAGGTTCTTCAAAGGCAGATGCAATAATAGAGTATAGAAAAGCGAATAAATTTAACTCAATAGAAGATATAAAAAATGTAAATGGTATAGGCGATAAGACATTTGAAAATTTAAAATCAGATATATCAGTATCAGGCACTACAAAGATAGATGACACAAAATCTAAAATAAAATCTAAAAAAGATGAGATAAAAGAAAAAGCAAGTAAAAAGAGTGATGAAGTAAAAGAGAAAAAAGATAGTGCTAAAGATAGTGCAAAAGAAGTCAAAGATAAGAAAGAAAAGCTAAAAGATAAAGCAGAGAAAAAGAGTAAAGCTAAAAAAGAGAAGAGCAAAGAGTAA
- a CDS encoding pilus assembly FimT family protein, translating into MHKNKGFTVIELIFVIIAVGILAAMIIPRLEINGAREAATQMLTHIRYAQHLAMQDDKFVHSENEKFWFKMRWGIAINDTSLQECSVDEPGAKSWKYSIFYDKRGSGNKFSGNLNSKEEVAIDTQKSNKFLSAGWRGIPQSYCNKINIDLNIEKKYGIKSVKFVGSCGKGKTQTIDFDELGRPMRVVSVTNNKGAKRPYSRLLKGDCKIVLTDKNNNVASINIEKRSGYAYIN; encoded by the coding sequence ATGCATAAAAACAAGGGTTTTACTGTTATAGAGCTTATCTTTGTAATCATTGCCGTAGGCATACTTGCAGCAATGATCATACCAAGACTAGAAATAAACGGAGCCAGAGAGGCAGCTACGCAGATGCTAACGCATATAAGGTACGCCCAGCACCTTGCCATGCAAGATGATAAATTTGTACATTCAGAAAATGAAAAATTTTGGTTTAAAATGAGGTGGGGGATAGCTATTAATGATACTAGTTTGCAAGAGTGCTCTGTAGATGAGCCTGGGGCTAAATCTTGGAAATATAGTATTTTTTATGATAAAAGAGGTAGTGGTAATAAATTTAGTGGTAATTTAAATTCCAAAGAAGAGGTTGCCATCGATACACAAAAATCAAACAAATTCTTAAGTGCGGGCTGGAGAGGCATTCCTCAATCCTATTGTAATAAAATTAATATAGATTTAAATATTGAAAAAAAATATGGCATAAAATCGGTTAAATTTGTCGGTAGTTGCGGAAAAGGCAAAACACAAACCATTGATTTTGACGAATTAGGTAGGCCTATGAGAGTGGTAAGTGTTACTAACAATAAAGGAGCGAAAAGACCTTATTCAAGACTATTAAAAGGTGATTGTAAGATAGTTTTAACAGATAAAAATAACAATGTAGCCTCTATAAATATAGAAAAAAGAAGTGGATACGCATATATAAACTAA
- a CDS encoding phosphoribosyltransferase — translation MIFYSYDEFAVDTKKMAKQIKDEFDPEVILAVARGGLTLGHSLAVALNNRNLFTLNSIHYEDTNKLDTINIFNVPDLSKYTKILLVDDIIDSGESMVEIKRELLKRYPNLDIKIATVFYKEKALLLPEFKVKEAHDWIEFFWDIHI, via the coding sequence ATGATATTTTATAGCTACGATGAATTTGCTGTTGATACTAAAAAGATGGCAAAACAGATAAAAGATGAGTTTGATCCAGAGGTGATACTAGCTGTGGCAAGAGGCGGTCTAACGCTTGGCCACTCGCTAGCTGTTGCGCTTAATAATAGAAATTTATTTACCTTAAATTCTATCCATTATGAAGATACAAACAAGCTTGATACGATTAATATCTTTAACGTACCAGATCTTAGCAAATACACTAAAATTTTGCTCGTCGATGACATCATTGATAGTGGCGAGAGCATGGTCGAGATAAAAAGGGAACTGCTTAAGCGTTATCCAAATTTAGATATAAAAATAGCGACCGTCTTTTATAAAGAGAAGGCTTTGCTTTTGCCAGAATTTAAGGTAAAAGAGGCTCACGATTGGATTGAGTTTTTTTGGGATATACATATTTAA